In Apium graveolens cultivar Ventura chromosome 10, ASM990537v1, whole genome shotgun sequence, the following are encoded in one genomic region:
- the LOC141693609 gene encoding protein JINGUBANG-like yields MREDRRRLASAKFGGVASMPLKLSNMIHSDPNIPLNHVNVDYSDREGTFTAYDKAHLSGEGSPIMMSPWNRNSPFTPWSNFAVQNPDDHQQKLPQNALGGSIVREEGHIYSLAATRDLLYTGSDSKNIRVWKNLKEFSAFKCNSGLVKAIIICGDKIFTGHQDGKVRVWKVQSKNPKVHKLSGTLPTLMDIFRCSIKPKNYVEVKRNKTSVWIKHGDAISSISMNQEKGLLYSASWDRTFKVWKVDNSKCLESVKAHEDAVNSIVAGANDMVFTGSADGSVKVWRRESHKKGTKHNFVQTLLSQECAVTSLVFNKTNSILYCGSSDGLLNFWECEKQLSHGGVLKGHKLAILCLATAGNLVLSGSADKTICVWKRVEGSAHTCLSILTGHTGPVKCLAVENDEETSETDNQQWVVYSGSLDKSVKVWSVSEQSPEQRGVSSWGSIPSAKY; encoded by the coding sequence ATGAGAGAAGACAGAAGAAGACTAGCTAGTGCCAAGTTTGGAGGAGTGGCAAGCATGCCTTTAAAATTAAGTAACATGATTCATTCAGATCCCAACATTCCTCTGAACCATGTCAATGTCGATTACTCTGATAGAGAAGGCACTTTCACTGCCTATGACAAGGCCCATTTAAGCGGGGAAGGCTCTCCTATAATGATGTCCCCCTGGAACCGAAATTCTCCCTTTACTCCTTGGTCCAACTTTGCAGTTCAAAATCCCGACGATCACCAACAAAAACTTCCACAAAATGCACTAGGTGGCTCCATTGTCCGTGAAGAAGGTCACATTTACTCACTAGCTGCCACTCGTGATCTCTTGTACACTGGCTCCGACAGCAAGAACATAAGAGTCTGGAAGAATTTGAAAGAATTTTCGGCTTTTAAGTGCAACAGTGGCCTGGTTAAGGCTATTATTATTTGCGGTGACAAAATCTTCACAGGTCATCAGGATGGTAAGGTCCGAGTCTGGAAAGTCCAGTCCAAGAATCCTAAGGTCCACAAACTCTCTGGTACTTTACCAACACTTATGGACATTTTCAGATGCTCAATCAAGCCGAAGAACTATGTGGAGGTGAAGCGTAACAAGACTTCTGTCTGGATCAAACATGGTGACGCCATTTCATCCATAAGCATGAACCAGGAAAAAGGCCTTCTCTACTCTGCATCATGGGACAGGACATTTAAGGTATGGAAAGTTGACAACTCTAAGTGCCTTGAATCCGTAAAAGCCCACGAAGATGCTGTTAATTCCATCGTTGCTGGAGCAAACGACATGGTATTCACCGGATCAGCTGATGGGAGTGTTAAGGTATGGAGAAGGGAATCACACAAGAAAGGTACAAAACACAATTTTGTACAAACACTTTTAAGTCAAGAATGTGCTGTAACTTCGTTAGTTTTTAACAAAACAAACTCAATTCTGTACTGTGGTTCCTCGGACGGGTTGCTAAACTTTTGGGAATGTGAAAAACAATTGTCGCATGGCGGGGTCCTTAAGGGACATAAGTTAGCTATATTGTGCCTTGCGACTGCTGGAAATTTAGTGTTGAGTGGATCAGCCGATAAGACAATTTGTGTGTGGAAGAGAGTGGAAGGGTCAGCTCATACGTGCCTCTCCATCTTAACGGGTCACACTGGACCGGTTAAGTGCTTGGCGGTTGAGAATGATGAGGAAACGTCGGAAACAGATAATCAGCAATGGGTGGTTTATAGTGGGAGTTTAGACAAGTCAGTTAAGGTATGGAGTGTATCAGAACAATCTCCTGAGCAGCGTGGAGTTTCTAGCTGGGGGTCCATTCCATCTGCAAAATATTGA
- the LOC141693606 gene encoding uncharacterized protein LOC141693606 produces MTMFHFLNCAILTFGPHAVYYSATPLSEYDTLGTSIKTALVYLITALIKLVCLATFLKVSESDSFDPYQELLKALIGFIDVAGLYFALTQLTHRNISQNHKFQAVGLGWAFADAVLHRLAPLWVGARGLEFTWDYILQGLEANANLVLCISLAALGSLMWLRKNKPKTLIPIIYACAGIVATMPSITSYLRRSMGWHFPEVVGFEIFTSLIMAFISWQLFSACQRPST; encoded by the exons ATGACGATGTTTCACTTCTTGAACTGTGCGATTCTAACGTTTGGCCCTCATGCCGTTTACTACTCCGCTACTCCCTT ATCTGAGTATGATACACTAGGGACGTCTATCAAGACTGCTCTCGTATATCTGATAACGGCATTAATAAAG CTTGTTTGTCTCGCTACGTTTCTTAAAGTATCTGAAAGTGACAGCTTTGACCCGTACCAG GAATTGTTGAAAGCTTTGATTGGTTTTATAGATGTTGCTGGGCTTTACTTTGCTTTGACCCAGTTGACTCACAGGAACATCTCACAGAATCACAAATTTCAAGCTGTTGGACTTG GTTGGGCTTTTGCAGATGCTGTATTGCATAGATTGGCACCCCTTTGGGTTGGTGCGAGAGGATTGGAATTTACCTGGGATTATATATTGCAAGGGCTTGAAGCAAATGCAAATCTG GTGTTATGCATATCACTTGCTGCTTTGGGATCTTTGATGTGGCTACGGAAAAACAAACCCAAAACTCTAATCCCTATAATATATGCCTGTGCGGGAATAGTAGCAACAATGCCATCAATCACAAG CTACCTGAGGCGTAGCATGGGATGGCATTTTCCGGAGGTTGTAGGTTTTGAAATATTCACCTCCTTAATTATGGCTTTTATCAGCTGGCAGCTTTTCTCTGCATGTCAGAGACCATCAACTTAA